The Misgurnus anguillicaudatus chromosome 21, ASM2758022v2, whole genome shotgun sequence genome includes a window with the following:
- the LOC129434357 gene encoding uncharacterized protein yields MALSQPHMERALGVEWCITCDSFKFRVQVKCNPLIRRGVLSTVASIYDPLGFMAPFVLIGKQILQQMCREKIGWDEELPESLRPQWESWIRDLPNLAEMEIKRSYLPSSFGNIKGYELHHFSDASVSGYGECTYLRAVSESNSVHCCLVMGKARVSPTKVTTIPRLELSAAVVAVKTSDMLRNELEIQDLQEYFWTDSTVVLGYINNDAKRFQVFVANRIQRIKSSTKSEQWAYVASEDNPADHASRGLTAKQLKTSNWFSGPKFLWQKELPERKCKVGEVTEDDPELRKAMVLTTKAKEERSLVNRFEKFSDWSRVVQAVARLKRRVKEHGGVKQRTNESTSLEERKRAEIVIIKLVQEEAFSDEIKSLKARNMVVKSKYISLFKLSPILDEEGILRVGGRLSQASLHPNVKHPAILPRNSHISSLLIKHFHEKVQHQGRGMTVNELRANGWWILGCSSAVLSHIFKCVKCRKYRRRPEEQKMGNLPQDRMETTPPFTYTGIDCFGPIHVKEGRKDVKRYGLLLTCLCSRAIHKEMLDDMTTDAFINSLRAFIAIRGNVRQLRSDQGTNFIGARREFAELMKEMDEERVKALGCEFLMNPPAASHMGGVWERQIRTIRSVLTAILDQSAQRLDSSSLRTFLYEVMAIVNSRPLTAELLNDPSAPEPLTPNHILTMKSTIILPPPGQFVREDLYLRKRWRRVQYLADEFWIRWKKEYLLSLQQRQKWQKNRRNLKVNDLVLLQDDHAPRNEWKLARITEVYPGSDDRVRKVKLLVSDTSFDNKGKSTTNTVFLERPVHKLVTLLEAE; encoded by the coding sequence ATGGCCTTAAGCCAACCCCACATGGAGAGAGCGCTTGGAGTAGAGTGGTGCATCACATGTGACTCATTCAAGTTCAGAGTTCAAGTAAAGTGTAATCCATTAATAAGAAGAGGTGTGCTCTCTACTGTTGCCTCGATATACGATCCATTAGGATTCATGGCACCTTTCGTCCTTATAGGGAAACAAATACTCCAGCAGATGTGCAGAGAGAAGATCGGCTGGGATGAGGAACTTCCAGAAAGTTTAAGACCTCAGTGGGAGTCCTGGATCAGAGACCTACCCAATCTAGCTGAGATGGAAATTAAAAGATCCTACCTACCTTCAAGTTTTGGCAACATCAAAGGATATGAGCTTCATCATTTCTCCGATGCGAGTGTGTCTGGATATGGTGAGTGCACTTACCTGCGAGCTGTTAGTGAATCTAATAGTGTTCATTGCTGTCTAGTAATGGGAAAAGCAAGAGTTTCGCCAACAAAGGTTACAACAATACCAAGACTGGAACTCTCTGCAGCAGTAGTTGCAGTCAAAACCAGTGATATGCTCCGTAATGAACTGGAAATACAAGATCTCCAAGAATATTTTTGGACTGATTCAACAGTCGTTCTTGGCTACATAAATAACGACGCCAAGAGATTTCAAGTGTTTGTAGCTAACCGGATACAAAGAATCAAATCAAGCACAAAGTCTGAACAATGGGCTTATGTTGCATCTGAGGATAACCCAGCAGACCATGCCTCTCGAGGGTTAACTGCAAAGCAACTGAAGACTTCCAATTGGTTCTCTGGACCAAAGTTTCTGTGGCAAAAGGAACTACCTGAAAGAAAGTGCAAGGTGGGAGAAGTTACGGAAGATGATCCTGAACTCCGCAAGGCTATGGTGTTAACCACTAAGGCAAAGGAGGAAAGATCATTAGTGAACCGCTTTGAAAAGTTTTCCGATTGGTCAAGGGTAGTACAAGCAGTTGCTAGGTTGAAACGACGAGTCAAGGAACATGGAGGTGTGAAGCAAAGAACCAACGAAAGCACAAGTTTGGAAGAAAGGAAAAGGGCAGAGATTGTGATCATTAAGTTAGTTCAAGAAGAAGCATTCTCAGATGAGATAAAGAGCTTGAAAGCAAGGAATATGGTTGTCAAGTCCAAATATATCTCACTATTTAAGTTAAGTCCAATTTTGGATGAAGAAGGTATCTTAAGAGTGGGAGGACGTCTAAGCCAAGCCTCGTTACACCCAAATGTCAAGCATCCAGCGATACTTCCCAGAAACAGTCACATATCATCCTTACTTATCAAGCACTTTCATGAAAAGGTTCAACACCAGGGACGTGGAATGACAGTAAATGAACTGCGAGCTAATGGATGGTGGATTCTAGGATGCAGCAGTGCAGTATTGTCACACATTTTCAAATGTGTCAAGTGCCGAAAATACAGAAGACGACCTGAAGAACAAAAAATGGGTAACTTACCTCAAGACAGAATGGAAACGACTCCACCATTCACTTACACCGGCATAGACTGTTTTGGTCCTATCCATGTCAAAGAAGGAAGAAAAGATGTTAAAAGATATGGTCTCTTACTTACCTGTCTATGTTCAAGAGCCATACACAAAGAAATGCTAGATGATATGACAACTGATGCATTTATCAATTCCTTAAGAGCGTTTATTGCCATAAGAGGAAATGTTCGACAGCTACGAAGCGATCAAGGAACCAATTTTATTGGTGCAAGGAGAGAGTTTGCAGAACTCATGAAAGAAATGGATGAAGAAAGAGTGAAGGCTCTAGGATGTGAATTTCTAATGAATCCTCCAGCGGCAAGTCATATGGGCGGCGTCTGGGAGAGACAAATTAGAACTATAAGGAGTGTTCTTACTGCAATTCTCGACCAGTCAGCACAAAGACTTGACAGCTCCTCTTTAAGAACATTCTTATATGAGGTAATGGCAATTGTCAACAGCAGACCACTTACCGCTGAACTTTTGAATGACCCATCTGCACCTGAACCTTTAACTCCAAACCATATTCTTACAATGAAGTCCACTATCATACTTCCTCCACCTGGACAGTTTGTGAGAGAAGATTTGTATCTTCGAAAGAGGTGGCGTCGAGTTCAATATTTGGCCGATGAGTTTTGGATTCGATGGAAAAAGGAATATTTGTTAAGTTTACAACAAAGACAAAAGTGGCAGAAAAATAGAAGAAACCTGAAAGTCAATGACCTTGTACTTTTACAAGATGATCACGCACCACGCAATGAATGGAAGCTGGCCAGAATAACAGAAGTTTATCCAGGGTCAGATGATAGGGTGAGAAAGGTCAAATTGTTGGTTAGTGACACCTCATTTGATAATAAAGGTAAATCCACAACAAACACAGTGTTTCTTGAAAGACCTGTACATAAACTTGTTACTTTGCTTGAAGCagaataa